The region GACGTAGCAGGACCGGTCCGAGCGCGCGGCATACGTGCCCAGGTAGCCGCCGCCATGGGCGGCGAGGATTTTCAGCCGGGGAAATTTATCCAGCGTTCCCTCGAAGATCAGATGCTCCAGCGCGATCGTCGTATCCAGCGGATTGCCGATCACATTGGACAGCCAGCCGTTGCCCTGGAAGCGCTTGGCCAGTTCCGGCGTGCTTTGCGGATGGATGAACAGCGTCGCGTCCAGTTCCTGGGCCTTGGCCCAGACCGGATGAAAGCGCTCATCGGAAAAGGAGGCGCCGCCCACGCTGCCGCCGATGGCCGCGCCGCGCAGCCCCAGTGTCTTGACCGCATGTTCCAGTTGCTGCACCGCCAGGTCCGGGAACTGCAAGGACAGCGAGCCGAACGCCGTGAAGCGATCGGGATACGCGCGGCTCAGCTCGGCGAACTTCTCGTTGTGGATCTTGCAGATGGCGGCGGACGTGTCCCTGTCTTTGCCGTACCAGAAGGGGTTGATGGACAGGACCTCCATGTCCACGCCCATGGCATCCATGTCCGCCAGGCGGCCCGCGATGGCTTTCTCGTCGCCGGCGGCGATGAAGTGCTCCTGGACGCCGCGCACCGGGGGCAGGACCTTCTTGGCGTCCTCGCCCATGAGGGCTATGGCCTCCTGGAAGTAGCAATGCGCATGGGTGTCGATGACCTTGACCCGTTCGCCGTTCATCATCAAGGCGGGGCGTTTGCCGGCCGGCTGCGCCGCGCGCGCGGCGTCGAGCAGCCCGCAGCCGCAGAACATGATGCCGGCGCTGGCGGAACCCGCCAGAAAACCTCTGCGCGTAACCATCGCTGTCTCCTCTCCATTGTTTTTTATGTACCGGTCGCCGGACGGTATGCCGGCGTTACGGGAATCGCATTTACCGCTGGTATTGCATGTCCTTCAGTCCACGTTCTTCGTTGGGTGCCGCCCGGGTGCGGCGGCTTCAGGCGATGGGGGCGACGCCGACGCTTTCGGCCAGGGCGTCCAGCGCGGCCCGCAGCTCCGCATGCACTGGCACGCCGTCGCGCATGCGGTCTTCGTAGGTGATAGCGGACTGCTCGCCCGGCAGGCGGATCTCGCCGGCGCCCGGGAGGAGTTCCGAGGACTTCATCTGCGTCCAGATATCATCGATGCAGGCTTCGAACTGCGCCATCGGCATGAAGGCGGTGACGTCGATGGCCAGCACGGCCTGGCCGGTGTTGGTCACGCTCTTGTAGTCCTTGTTGAAATCCACCACGTCGCGGCCGAAGGCGGCGCCGTTGAGCGTGCCGGCCAGGATGCCGAACATCAGCGCCAGGCCATAGCCCTTGGCGCCGCCGATGGGCAGCAGAAACCCTTCGTCCGAGCGCTTGGGATCCAGCAGGGGCTTGCCGTCGCGGCCCACCATCCAGCCTTCCGGCATGGTCTGCCCGCGCTGGGCCAGCGCCTTGACCTTGCCGTAGGCCGCGGTGGTGGTGGCCATGTCCAGCACGATGGGGGGGCGGCTGGCGGCCGGCACCGCGATGGCGATGGGGTTGGTGGACAGCAGCATGTCGATGCCACCCCAGGGCGGCATGTGATTGGCGCTGCCGACGGCCATGTAGATGCCGATCATGCCGTGTACCAGCGGCATGCGGGCGTAAAGCCCGGCCGGCCCGGCATGGTTGCTGTGGCGCGTGCCGACCCAGCCTATGCCGGCGCGGCGGGCTTTTTCGATGGCGAGGTCCGTGGCCCGTTTCATGACCAGATGGCCCATGGCGTTGTCGCCATCGAGCAGGGCGGTGGCGGCGCGCTCCTCGACGATGCGCATGTCCGGACGCAGATTGATGCCGCCGGCGCGGATGCGCTTCACATAGGCAGGCAGGCGAAACACCCCATGGGCGTCGGCCCCGCGCGCGTCGGCCTGCGCCATGATGGCGCCTACCGTGTCGGCATCCTCGGGCGGCATGCCTGTGGCGGTCAGTACAAGGGTGATGAAGCGCTGCAGCTCAGCGACGGGGACGGATGGCGTATCGATGGAAATCGAGCGTTCGGTATTCTTGGCGGTCATCTCTGTAGCTTGTCTATGGCGGCCGCTGCATGGCGTGGCCGCGTCCCTGGCCCGTCTTGTCGGGTGTCAGGGAAGTATAGGAAGCAGAGGCGCCGGCCACTAATACCGTTTCCGGACGGACCTATATTATTTTGATCTGGCTCGCGGTTAGTGCCCGGCGGGTGCCTTGCTGAAGTTGAACACCCGCAGGCGATCGAGCCTGGCGATCTCGGCGACGACCATCTCGCGTAGCGCGGCCACGGCGGTGCCCTGCGTGGCCTCGATGCGGGTAGCCATCATCAGATGGCGGTTGAGTTGAACACCGGAAACTTCGGTCAAAGTCACACCCGCGTCGCCCCGTGCCTGCTTGAATACGGATACCGGCATCAATGTGCACCAGTCGCCATTGCGCACCAGGTCGCGGATCGCATCGACCGAATCGATTTCCGAGTGAATGTTCAGATGCACGCCCATGGGCTGCAACTGGCGTTCGACCACGGTGCGGTGCAGCGTGGTCATCAGCAGGGGGATGCGCGCCAGTTCGGCCAGCGACACGATGGGCTCCATTTTCATGGACTTGGGCGCGGCCAGCGCGAAGGGCTCGCCGACCAGCGGATGCAAGGCCAGCGGGCGGTCGGCGCTGGCGCTCATGCTCGTGATGATGGCCATGTCCAGCATGCCTTTTTCCAGCATGTCCAGCAGTTCGGGTGTGAACGCTTCGCGCACCACCAGCCGCGTCTGGTCCAGCGTGCGATGGCAGCGGTCGAAGAGGCCGGGCACCAGCACGCGCGACAGGGTGGGCGATACCCCGATCACCATGCGGCTTTCACCGGATTCGGCCGGGCCCGCCAGCTGGCGCTTGACCCGCTGCGCTTCGTCCAGCATCCGGTGCGCGGCTTCGTAGAGCGTGACGCCGGCCTGGGTCAGACGCACGCCGCGCGCAGTTCTTTGCAGCAGGGGCACGCCCATTTCTTCTTCCAGCGCGTGCATTTGCCGGCTCAACGCGGGCTGGGCGATGGAAATCGCCTCGGCGGCGGCCGTCAGGCTGCCCGCGTCCGCGATCGCCACGAAGTATTTCAGGGTTCGAAGATTCACCGCCGCGCGCCCTCTGCCGTACAGGTCTATCGCAGAATGATATACCTGCTTGCCCATTCGGCATTGGACGGTGCCGTCACGCGCTGTCTAGACTTTCGGCTTACCCGATTGTCCAGGAGCACATCGCATGTCCAGCACCGCCCAAGTCCCGTCCCAGTCCCCGGAACCGGCCGGCCTCAAGCCGCAAATCTTCCACCCGGACCAGATGAAGGCCTACGAACGCGGCGGCGGCGCCCGCACCATCCCCCTGGCCAGCGCGTCCAAGGGCGCGCAAGCCTTCATCAACGGCATCACCGAGTTCGGCCCCGGCGCGAAGATTCCCTTCCACTTCCACAACTGCGAAGAAAGCGTGATGCTGCTGGAAGGCGACGCCATGTTCGACATCGACGGCAAGGAATTCCGGCTCAAGCCCATGGACACCACCTGGATCCCGGCGGGCGTGCCGCACCGCTTCCGCAACCTGTCGGACACCAAGGGCATGAAGATCCTGTGGATCTACGGCTCGGTCGACGCCACCCGCACCCTGGTCGAAACCGGCGAGACCCGGTCCATCACCGCCGAACATAAGTAAAACCGCGTCTCAGGCGCCGCCCCCTGGTCATCGATAGTCTGCTACCCTTTCCGTCGGCATGCCGCGGCCTGGCGCTCTCATGGGCGCCAGGTGCGCTTGCCTGGCACATACACATGGAAACGGGCGCGCGCGAGCGCGGGAGCAAGCATGGCGGCAGCAGCGGATTTTCCCATCGTAGGCATAGGCGCGTCGGCCGGCGCGGTGGAAGCCTTGCAGGGGTTCTTCCGCGGCGTGCCGGACAAGCCCGGTTTCGCCTGCGTCATCGTCACGCATCTGGGCCCCGGCCGCGAAAGCATGCTGCCGGAGATCGTCGCCCGTTTCACGTCCATGCGCGTCCTGCCCATGGAAGACGGCATGCCGGTGGAGATCAACTGCGTCTACCTGGCGACCACCGCTGCGGTCGTCGGAATCAAGAAGCGCAAGCTGTCGCTGGACGAGGTGGATCCAGCACATCCGGAACGCCGGCCGGTCGACATCTTTCTTAGCGCACTTGCCGAGGATATCGGTGAACTGTCGGCGGGGGTAGTGCTGTCCGGCGGCGATGCCGACGGCACCCTGGGCATCAAGGCCATCAAGGAGCGCGCCGGGCTGACCCTGGCGCAGACGGCGGACGCCTTCGGACCGCAGCACGAGAACATGCCCAAGAGCGCCATCGGTACGGGGATCGTCGACTTTGCGGTTCCCGCGGAGCAGATGGGCGCGAAGCTGGTCAGCTTTGCCAAGGGTCTATACCTGCTGGACGATCTGGCCGAGGGCGATCGCGCCCGGGCTGGCGCTCGCAAACTGGACGAAGCACGTGAAAGCATCTATGCGCTGCTGCGGGCCCAGATGGGCCACGATTTCAGCGGCTACAAGGTCAACACCTTCCTTCGGCGCGTGCAAAGGCGCATGCAGGTGCTGGAAATCGAGGAGCCGGACCTCTACGTGACGCGCCTGGGCGCGGACCCCGAAGAAGTGGCCGCGCTGTTCCGCGACCTGTTGATCAACGTCACCAGCTTCTTCCGCGATGCGCAGGCCTTCCAGGCCCTGGCGGATAGCATCCTGCCCAAGCTGCTCGATGGACGCGGCGCCCGCGACACGGTGAGGATCTGGGTGCCTGGCTGTGCGACGGGGGAAGAGGTCTACTCGCTCGCCATGTTGATGCGCGAGTTGCTGGACGATTTCGAGCAGACGCCGCGGGTGCAGATATTTGCCACGGATATCGATGACAGCGCGCTTTCAGTGGCGCGCACGGCCCGTTATCCGCTGCCTTTGCTCGATGGAGTATCGGACGCGCGGCGCGAGCGCTTCTTCATACACGATGGCCGCAGCTATGTCGTCAGCAAGGAGATTCGCGATTTCTGCGTGTTTTCACCGCACAGCGTCATTCGTGATCCGCCATTTTCGCGGATCGACATGGTGTCCTGCCGCAACCTGTTGATCTACTTCGGGCAGGAGATCCAGCGCCAGGTCATCCCCACTTTCCATTACGCCCTGCGCCCGGGCGGCTATCTTTTCCTGGGGACGTCGGAGAACGTCAGTCAGTTCGACGAGCTGTTCGTGCCGGTGGAGAAGAAGCATCGTATTTTCCAGCGCCGCGACGTCGTCGGGGCGCCGTTGCGCCTGCCTTTGTCCATGTCGCCCGCGCGCATCGGCCATATCGCTACGCTGACGTCGAGCCGTCCCAGCCTGGGCGGCGGCGCGCTGCGGCATGCCGTCGACAATCATATGCTGGAGCGCTTCACGCCCCCGCATGTGGTCACCACGCGTGACGGGGATGTCGTGTACTACTCTTCCCGCACCGGGAAATACCTGGAAGCCGCGCCCGGCGTGCCCTCACGCCAGCTTTTCGCCATGGCGCGCAAAGGGCTGGGGCTGGATCTGCGCTCGGTATTCCGCGAGGCCGTGGAGTTCGGCCGGACGGTGACCCGGGAGGGCGTCGCCATCGAGGGGGAGGACGGCCGGGTGCAGTTCATCAGCCTGTCGGTCGAGCCCTTGCCTGAGCAATCGCAGGGCGACCGTATGTACCTGGTGGTCTTCACGGACCAGGGGCCGGTGCTGAACCGCGACGAGGCCTTGCTGCGCGCCCAGGTCATGCAGGATGGCACGACGCTGCAGATCGAGAAGGAGCTGCGCGATTCGCGGGAGCGGCTGCAGTCCATGATCGAGGAGTACGAGACCGCGCTTGAGGAATTGAAGTCCTCGAACGAAGAGCTGGTGTCGGTGAACGAGGAACTGCAGTCTTCCAACGAAGAGATGGAAGCGTCGAAAGAGGAGCTGGTCTCCTTGAACGAGGAGCTGCACACCGTCAATGCCGAATTGAACGGCAAGATCGAGGAACTGGACCGGACCAACGGCGACCTGAAGAATCTGTTTGAAAGCACTTCCGTTGCCACGGTGTTTCTCGACCGCAAGCGGCTGATACGGTCCTTCACCCCGGCCATGGTCAATATTTTCAATATTCGCGATGTCGATCGTGGCCGTCCGCTTACCGATCTGGTCAGCCGCCTCGACCTGCCGGGTTTGGAGGAAAACATCGCTGGGGTGTTCGACGGTGGCAAAACCGTGGAGCGCAAGGTGGCCAGCAGGAACCAGCGGGCGCATTTCCTGGTGCGCCTGGCGCCTTATCTGAACGTGGACGGGCTGAGCGATGGCGTGGTGATCACGTTTGTCGACATTACCGGCATGATTCATGCTGAGGAGCGCCAGAATGTGCTGATCGCGGAATTGCAGCACCGTACGCGCAATCTGCTGGCGGTCATTCAGTCCATCGCTCAGCAGACTTTGCCGGCTGATCCTGCCTTGCAGACTTTCCGTGGTCGCCTGGCTGCGCTGGGGCGCCTGCAGGGGCTGATCGGGGATGCCGATGGCAGCCTGGTCAATCTGGATGAGATCGTGCGGCTTGAGTTGAGTGCGCTGGGCAAGAGCGAAGGTGAGCACATTTCGATCACCGGTCCTGCCGTGCAACTGGGTGTGAACAACGTTCAGACCATCGCGCTGGCCCTGCACGAGCTGGCGACGAACGCGGTGAAATACGGCGCTTTGAAGGACGATGCCGCTTATCTGGATGTGCGGTGGGATGTGGAGAAGGGCCCGTCGGGGGTGGAATCCCTGGTTCTGGACTGGACGGAGCACGGATTGAAATCCGCGCCCGACGCAAGCAAGGTCGGCTTCGGCCGGCAACTGATCGAGAAGGCATTGAAGTACACGCTCAAGGCCCGGACCGAATTACGGTTCAACATGGATGGCATAGCGTGCAGGATAGAGGTCCCACTGCCGACGGTGGCGGGGGATGGGAGCAGCGGCCGAATCGCCGATGCCGGGGTTACTGACGTATTTGGCGGTAAGAATGGCGATGCAAGACGGAGCAAGGGTGCTGGAGGGCCGACGCATTCTGGTAGTTGAGGATGACTACCTGGTGGCGCTGACGGTCGTTGAATTGCTGGAAGACGTCGGCGCTGAAGTGATCGGCCCGGTGTCCACTGCTGACGAAGCCGTCGCCCTGGTGACCGCTGGCGCCACGCCGATCGACGCCGCCATTCTTGATGTGAATCTGGATGGCGAAACCTCTTTCCCCGTTGCCGACGCGCTGGCCGAACGGGATGTCTTCTTCGTGTTCGCCACCGGCTACAGTGGGTCGGTACTGGGTGAACCCTACCGTCACTACCCTCGTTGCCAAAAGCCTTTCGAGCCGGAACACCTGTTCCATACCCTGGCTGCCGGCGCGGTCAAGGCCGCCCCTGTGGCCGAGACGCCGTCTACGGCTAGGGCACCGACGATGGCTCCGGCTCTCGCTGCTGCCGTGGCTCCAGCGATGTCCGTGGCCGCGCCTCCCGCCATGGCTGGTGCTGTGTCTACTCAGCCGGCTGACGACCTGACCGCCGCCCCGCAGGGCGGCACCATGAGCCCCGACATCACCTGAGTCCACGTGCCCCCGGCGGACGCCACGTGAGCACGTGTGCCCCCCAGCAGGGTTGCAATTACGAAAATAATAAGAAAAAATGAGAGCGGTTCTCATTATCATTCTGCGGCGGCCCGCCGCCCGGACAACCCGTGACCGCTCTCGACCCCACTTCCGCGCAAACAGTGCAATCGCTGTACAGCCATCACCATGGCTGGCTACGCGGCTGGCTGCACCGCAAACTCGGCGATGCCTGCGACGCGGCCGACCTGGCCCACGATACCTTCCTGCGCCTGATGGGTTCGAGCCGCCTGGCCACGCTGAATGACGAGCCCCGCGCCCTGATTACCCATATCGCCAAGGGCCTGCTGGTGGATCATTGGCGCCGCCGCCAGGTGCAGCAGGCCTATCTGGAAAGTCTGGCGCATCTTCCCGAACCACAGGCCCCCTCGCCGGAGACGGAACTCATCGTCGTCGAAACGCTGATGCGCATCGACGCGATGTTGCGTGGCCTGTCGGCCCGCACCCGCCAGGCTTTCCTGATGGCCCAGCTGGACGGCCTGACCCTGCAGCAGATCGCGACGCAGACGGGCAGCACCCTGATTACCGTGCGCCGCGACATCCAGCGAGCCCTGGTGGCGTGCATGGCGGTGGCGGACTGAACGCCAGGGCAAAGCAAAGAATCCCCCGTGAGTCGCACACCTTCCTCAGCTTCGTCGGGCACAACAGCCGGCGCCCCAGCCATGTCAGCCTATCCTCCCGCCGCCTTGCTGGAGGAGGCCGCCGAGTGGGTCATGCGGCTGCGCTTCGACACCCCTCAATCCCATGATCGCGAAGCGTTCGCGGCCTGGCTCGCCCGTAGCGCCGCGCACGCCCAGGCTTGGGCCCGCGCGGAAAAAGTGCTGGGCACCTTCGACACCTTGCCCGCGGGCATCGGCAGCCAGGTGCTGCGTCCCGCCGCCAAGGGCGTGAACCGCCGCGCCGTCCTGCGTGCCGGCGCGGGCCTGGCCCTTGGCCTGCCGCTCGCCTGGCTGGCATGGCGCGAACGCCCCTGGCAGGTCTGGCTGGCGGACGCGGCCACGGGCATCGGCGAACGCCGCCGCGAGACGCTGCCGGATGGCACCCAGCTGGTCTTGAACACCGCCAGCGCCGTGGACATTGCTTACTCGGCCAGCGAGCGGCGCGTGATCCTGCGCAAAGGCGAGATTCTGGTCACCACCGGGGCAGACGCTGATGCGCCCGCTTATCGCCCCTTTTTCGTCGACACCCCGGCCGGTACCGTGCAGGCGCTCGGCACGCGTTTCGGCGTGCGCTGCCAGGAGGATGGCGCGGTCGACGTGACGGTGTTCGAGCATGCCGTGCTGGTCCAGCCCGCGCATGGTGCCGCCTTGCGGCTGGAGGCGGGCCAGCAGACCCGCTTCGACGCCGCCGGCGCGCGGACGCCGCGCGCGGCGGAGGAGGGCGCCGACCTGTGGACCCAGGGCATGCTGCTCGCCCGCGACATGCGCCTGGCGGATGTCCTGGCGGAGCTGGGCCGTTATCGGCCGGGCTTCCTGCGTTGCGATCCGGCCATCGCGAATATGCGGGTATCGGGGGCCGTGTCCGTGGCGGACACCGACGCCGCGCTGGCGGCCCTGGCCCAGACCTTCTCCCTGCGCATCCAGCGCATCAGCCGATATTGGGTTTCCGTCGGGCCGGCATGATGGAAGCAGGTCATTTCATGTCCAGGGTTTCTCCTTCGGGGCAACAGGGCAACCCTTGGGTTGCCCTGTTGTGCTGTTTGTTCACGCCAAGCAGCCCCATGTCAAAAGCTTCCGTTTCCCCCAAGTCATGTTTTTTTCGGTCGGCATGATCACTTTTTCCTTCTCGTCCGGAGTGGCATAGGAATACGCGGCGTGCGCCGCCCCTCCATCTCATTTCGACCGAAGGAAAACAGCTCGATGGCTACCCCCCGACCGCGCGGCATGCGTGCCCAGCGCCCCGGCGTATTTGTCCCGGCCGCTACCTGGCAAGCCCTGACCCTGACGACGCTGTTGGGAGCATGCGCCGCCGCGCAAGCCGCGCCATCGTCAAACGCGGCCGCCCAGAACGGTGGCGCCGCGGCGAACAGCCAGCCGACGGCTACGCTCGTCGCCCAGGCCGTCCCGACCGCCGCCAATGGCGCGCGCGCCTACGACATCGCCCCCGGCACCTTGGGCGACACCCTCGCCCGTTATGCCGCCGCGTCAGGCGTGCAACTGGTGTTCGATCCCGCCCTGCTGGCGGGCCGGCAGAGTCCCGGTCTGCGCGGTTCCTTCGGCGTGCAAGCCGGCTTCGACCGCCTGCTGGGCGGCAGCGGCTGGCGGGCCGTGCCGCGCGGCGCGGGCGTGTATGACCTGCAAGCCGTGCCGGCCGGTCCCGCCGTCACCGAGCTGGACGCCGTCACGGTCATCGGCAACGCGGATCAACTGGCGCAGACCGAAGGTTCCAACTCGTACACCAGCCGGGCGGTGACCATAGGCAAGGGCGGGCAGACCCTGAAAGAGATCCCGCAGTCGGCGTCGGTGGTGACGCGCAAGCAATTGGACGATCAGAATCTGAACAATCTGTCCGACGCGATGCGCAACGTCACCGGCATCACCGTGGAGACCTTGAGCAGCGGCGGCAACATCTCCAACTTCATTTCGCGCGGCTATGCGCTCGACACCATCATGGTCGACGGCATCAGCATGCCGGCCGGCGCGGGCAATCTGTCGACGGGCTTCGATCTGGCCATCTACGACCGCATCGAAGTCTTGCGTGGTCCCAGCGGCCTCTACCAGGGCAGCGGCGAGCCCGGCGGCAGCATCAATCTGGTGCGCAAACGTCCCTTGGACAAGTTCGGCTTCAGCGCCCAGACCACCGTGGGGTCCTGGGATTACTATCGCGCCGTCACCGACCTGAGCACGCCTTTCGACGAGGCCGGCAAGGTGCGCGGCCGTTTCATCGCGGCTTACGAGCATCGCGGTTCTTTCATCGATCGCGTCGATGCCGAGCACCCCACGCTGTATGGCGTCATCGAAGCCGACCTGACCCCCGCCACCACCCTGACCGCCGGTATCACCTGGCAGCGTGACCACTCCCGGCCTTCCTTCGGCTTGCCGGCTTATGCGGACGGCAGCTTGCTGGATGTGAAGCGCTCCACCAACGTCAGCGCCCAGTGGAATCGCCTGACCGAGGAAACGACCGAG is a window of Bordetella sp. N DNA encoding:
- a CDS encoding amidohydrolase family protein is translated as MVTRRGFLAGSASAGIMFCGCGLLDAARAAQPAGKRPALMMNGERVKVIDTHAHCYFQEAIALMGEDAKKVLPPVRGVQEHFIAAGDEKAIAGRLADMDAMGVDMEVLSINPFWYGKDRDTSAAICKIHNEKFAELSRAYPDRFTAFGSLSLQFPDLAVQQLEHAVKTLGLRGAAIGGSVGGASFSDERFHPVWAKAQELDATLFIHPQSTPELAKRFQGNGWLSNVIGNPLDTTIALEHLIFEGTLDKFPRLKILAAHGGGYLGTYAARSDRSCYVSPSNCNPEIVLKKKPSEYIRQIYVDAMVFTPEALNFLISQVGIDQVVVGTDHPIPWEQHPVDQVLATSMPDDHRAAILSGNAKKLLNIKL
- a CDS encoding Ldh family oxidoreductase, with amino-acid sequence MTAKNTERSISIDTPSVPVAELQRFITLVLTATGMPPEDADTVGAIMAQADARGADAHGVFRLPAYVKRIRAGGINLRPDMRIVEERAATALLDGDNAMGHLVMKRATDLAIEKARRAGIGWVGTRHSNHAGPAGLYARMPLVHGMIGIYMAVGSANHMPPWGGIDMLLSTNPIAIAVPAASRPPIVLDMATTTAAYGKVKALAQRGQTMPEGWMVGRDGKPLLDPKRSDEGFLLPIGGAKGYGLALMFGILAGTLNGAAFGRDVVDFNKDYKSVTNTGQAVLAIDVTAFMPMAQFEACIDDIWTQMKSSELLPGAGEIRLPGEQSAITYEDRMRDGVPVHAELRAALDALAESVGVAPIA
- a CDS encoding LysR family transcriptional regulator, which gives rise to MNLRTLKYFVAIADAGSLTAAAEAISIAQPALSRQMHALEEEMGVPLLQRTARGVRLTQAGVTLYEAAHRMLDEAQRVKRQLAGPAESGESRMVIGVSPTLSRVLVPGLFDRCHRTLDQTRLVVREAFTPELLDMLEKGMLDMAIITSMSASADRPLALHPLVGEPFALAAPKSMKMEPIVSLAELARIPLLMTTLHRTVVERQLQPMGVHLNIHSEIDSVDAIRDLVRNGDWCTLMPVSVFKQARGDAGVTLTEVSGVQLNRHLMMATRIEATQGTAVAALREMVVAEIARLDRLRVFNFSKAPAGH
- a CDS encoding cupin domain-containing protein; translation: MSSTAQVPSQSPEPAGLKPQIFHPDQMKAYERGGGARTIPLASASKGAQAFINGITEFGPGAKIPFHFHNCEESVMLLEGDAMFDIDGKEFRLKPMDTTWIPAGVPHRFRNLSDTKGMKILWIYGSVDATRTLVETGETRSITAEHK
- a CDS encoding CheR family methyltransferase, producing the protein MAAAADFPIVGIGASAGAVEALQGFFRGVPDKPGFACVIVTHLGPGRESMLPEIVARFTSMRVLPMEDGMPVEINCVYLATTAAVVGIKKRKLSLDEVDPAHPERRPVDIFLSALAEDIGELSAGVVLSGGDADGTLGIKAIKERAGLTLAQTADAFGPQHENMPKSAIGTGIVDFAVPAEQMGAKLVSFAKGLYLLDDLAEGDRARAGARKLDEARESIYALLRAQMGHDFSGYKVNTFLRRVQRRMQVLEIEEPDLYVTRLGADPEEVAALFRDLLINVTSFFRDAQAFQALADSILPKLLDGRGARDTVRIWVPGCATGEEVYSLAMLMRELLDDFEQTPRVQIFATDIDDSALSVARTARYPLPLLDGVSDARRERFFIHDGRSYVVSKEIRDFCVFSPHSVIRDPPFSRIDMVSCRNLLIYFGQEIQRQVIPTFHYALRPGGYLFLGTSENVSQFDELFVPVEKKHRIFQRRDVVGAPLRLPLSMSPARIGHIATLTSSRPSLGGGALRHAVDNHMLERFTPPHVVTTRDGDVVYYSSRTGKYLEAAPGVPSRQLFAMARKGLGLDLRSVFREAVEFGRTVTREGVAIEGEDGRVQFISLSVEPLPEQSQGDRMYLVVFTDQGPVLNRDEALLRAQVMQDGTTLQIEKELRDSRERLQSMIEEYETALEELKSSNEELVSVNEELQSSNEEMEASKEELVSLNEELHTVNAELNGKIEELDRTNGDLKNLFESTSVATVFLDRKRLIRSFTPAMVNIFNIRDVDRGRPLTDLVSRLDLPGLEENIAGVFDGGKTVERKVASRNQRAHFLVRLAPYLNVDGLSDGVVITFVDITGMIHAEERQNVLIAELQHRTRNLLAVIQSIAQQTLPADPALQTFRGRLAALGRLQGLIGDADGSLVNLDEIVRLELSALGKSEGEHISITGPAVQLGVNNVQTIALALHELATNAVKYGALKDDAAYLDVRWDVEKGPSGVESLVLDWTEHGLKSAPDASKVGFGRQLIEKALKYTLKARTELRFNMDGIACRIEVPLPTVAGDGSSGRIADAGVTDVFGGKNGDARRSKGAGGPTHSGS
- a CDS encoding response regulator — its product is MQDGARVLEGRRILVVEDDYLVALTVVELLEDVGAEVIGPVSTADEAVALVTAGATPIDAAILDVNLDGETSFPVADALAERDVFFVFATGYSGSVLGEPYRHYPRCQKPFEPEHLFHTLAAGAVKAAPVAETPSTARAPTMAPALAAAVAPAMSVAAPPAMAGAVSTQPADDLTAAPQGGTMSPDIT
- a CDS encoding sigma-70 family RNA polymerase sigma factor, which encodes MTALDPTSAQTVQSLYSHHHGWLRGWLHRKLGDACDAADLAHDTFLRLMGSSRLATLNDEPRALITHIAKGLLVDHWRRRQVQQAYLESLAHLPEPQAPSPETELIVVETLMRIDAMLRGLSARTRQAFLMAQLDGLTLQQIATQTGSTLITVRRDIQRALVACMAVAD
- a CDS encoding FecR domain-containing protein, which encodes MSAYPPAALLEEAAEWVMRLRFDTPQSHDREAFAAWLARSAAHAQAWARAEKVLGTFDTLPAGIGSQVLRPAAKGVNRRAVLRAGAGLALGLPLAWLAWRERPWQVWLADAATGIGERRRETLPDGTQLVLNTASAVDIAYSASERRVILRKGEILVTTGADADAPAYRPFFVDTPAGTVQALGTRFGVRCQEDGAVDVTVFEHAVLVQPAHGAALRLEAGQQTRFDAAGARTPRAAEEGADLWTQGMLLARDMRLADVLAELGRYRPGFLRCDPAIANMRVSGAVSVADTDAALAALAQTFSLRIQRISRYWVSVGPA
- a CDS encoding TonB-dependent receptor, with the protein product MATPRPRGMRAQRPGVFVPAATWQALTLTTLLGACAAAQAAPSSNAAAQNGGAAANSQPTATLVAQAVPTAANGARAYDIAPGTLGDTLARYAAASGVQLVFDPALLAGRQSPGLRGSFGVQAGFDRLLGGSGWRAVPRGAGVYDLQAVPAGPAVTELDAVTVIGNADQLAQTEGSNSYTSRAVTIGKGGQTLKEIPQSASVVTRKQLDDQNLNNLSDAMRNVTGITVETLSSGGNISNFISRGYALDTIMVDGISMPAGAGNLSTGFDLAIYDRIEVLRGPSGLYQGSGEPGGSINLVRKRPLDKFGFSAQTTVGSWDYYRAVTDLSTPFDEAGKVRGRFIAAYEHRGSFIDRVDAEHPTLYGVIEADLTPATTLTAGITWQRDHSRPSFGLPAYADGSLLDVKRSTNVSAQWNRLTEETTETFANLEHRLANGGAIKASVFHRDTDTPTRLMTWANSAVDPATGDTSVIGWSYRNHWQTTGTDVNLNLPFTAFGREHSVLVGADYTYTRKAFSYGGGTTYATNIYDPVRNMPDPDFDRVNGNESRTSQLGLYTRFNFQVMDKLKWIAGSRLSWWRNDARNNNTYFDDFSQNTDRVSAHITPYTGLIYDLTPELSAYASYTSIFQPQTDTTAQGSTLKPRTGKQYEIGLKGEYLDGRLNTHAALFRMEDRNRAMADPDDPMFSVAAGKVRSEGFETEISGSPLPGWDLVAGYAYTHTKYLDADVGSQGTSFSSITPRHTFNLWTKYAFSQESLRGFSVGAGVRVNSGFYEEENDTRWNQGTYTVVSAQVGYRYNRHLDTTLTVNNLFDRKYYEKLGGASRQNYYGAPRSVMLNVRYQY